The Chloroflexaceae bacterium region TGGCCATCGGCCAGATCAACAGCCTGATGCTGTTCGGACTGGTGCTGTTCGTGCTGGGGCACATCGAGCGACGTCTGGCGTGGGCGGGTGATGTGGCGCTCGCCGCGGTCTTGCTGATCAAACTCACGCCGGTAGTGCTGCTGCTCTGGCCGCTGGCCCGCGGCGACTGGCGCCGTCTGGCGCGGGTGACCCTCGGAGTGGTTGTTCTGAGCCTGCCGGCCCTCGCGCTCTACGGGACGGCGCCATGGCTAGCCTTCGCGCAACTGCTCCCCGATCTGCTTGAGGGCGTGCCTCGCAACCCTTACAACCAGGCCCTCACAGCGGTGCTGACCGGATTGACAGCGCCCGGCTCGGCGGCCGAGCGAGCCGCCGCCTGGCTGGGGCGAGCCTTCAGCCTGGGGCTGCTGGCCACGTGGGCCGCCATTTGCTGGCGACGCCGTGGCGCGAATGACGGCGGCGCCATCCTTGCCTGCGGCGTAGCGATACACACCGTCAGTTCCAGCCTGCTCTGGTACCATCACCTGGTGTTCCTGGCCTTGCCCCTGGCATGGCTGGCCCTGGCCGCCCCCCGGCGCCCGCCGTGGCCAGGACTGGCTCTGCTGGCCCTCGGCCTGATCCAGGCCACCCGCCCGATTGAATCTGGCCTGGGCATGCCGCCCTGGCCCGCCGTGGCGGGATATGTGATCCTGGTCATCGCCTGGATCGTAAAATCCCGCTGACAGGAGGGATTGGGAGGGCTGCGCCCTCGCAGGGACATCACCCGTCACAACGACGCCGCCAGGTCTGGTAGGAGCCATCGGGCAGCGGCTCGTCAGGCTCGCAGGGACATCACCCGTCACAACGACGCCGCCAGGGCGGCCAGGAGTTCGTCGCGCTCGCTGAGCACCTCGGGCGGGGCCTCGCCATCAGCCGCTTCCAGGCGCAGTTCCAGTTGAATCAGGCGTTGCACCGCGGCCGTGTTGCCGCCGGCGCCGCCTCCCGCCGGGCGCAGGGCCACGGGCAGGTTCTCGCCTGGCTGCGCGGTGTAGAACAGCGGCTCCTGGAGCAGGGCCTCTTGGCGCTGCAACGAGCGGCCATCGGCGGGCACGGCGACCCGCAGATACGCGTACAGATCGAACACGCCAATGGCCGGCCCGCTGCCCGGCGCCTGCCCGCCCAGAGCCAGGAGCAGGTGTTCGCCGAAGATCGTATGGCGCGGATTGACCGCCGAGCGACTGCTGGCGCGCTGGCCGGGCCGCGCCGAGGAGATGACCGCCTGATCGCCGCTCACCGACAGGGGCCGGTAAAACTCCGGGGGCGGCGCGGCTCCCGACAGCGCCGTGGAGAGACCGTCAGGGGCCTCCTCTCCACCGCCATGGCAGCAATTGAGCAGCACCACCAGCCGCCGCGCACGCTCACGCACCTTCGCCACGCGCCGGTGGAACACCTCGGCGGTCAACGCCGTCTCGACCAGGCGATCCGGATCGGCATCGAAAGGCAGCAGCGCATAGCCCGCCGTGGTAGCGGACCCGCGACCGGCGAAGCAGATCAGCGCCGTGCCGCCGTCAACCACGTGAGCCAGTTCCTCCAGCGCATCCAGAATGTAGTTGCGGGTCGCCTTGCCATCCACCAGCAGGCGCACCTGCTGCTCGGGATAGGCCGCCAGATGCGGATCGCGGAGCAGAGTGGCCAGGGCTCGGGCATCAGTGGCGGTTGCGCCCCCGGGAAGGCGGAGCCGGGGATGGGCATACTCGGAGACGCCGATGATCAGGGCATAGCCGTAGCTGAAATGTTCGCCGTCGGCGCTCAGGCTGGCCGGCAGGGGTTCGGCGCGGATGGCGCCCGCAGGCGGCATTCGTCCCGCTCCGGCGACGGGGCCGCCCGCCTCGACGCGCGCGCCGGAGCGGCTCTCAGGCGAAGCTGCCACGACGCGCAGCAGCGCGTCTACAATCGGTTGACCAAAGCGCTCACGTAACCGTTCGAGCTTGTCGGCATACTCCGCATCGTCGAGCAGGCCCATCGCATGCAGATCGCGGAGGCTCCGCAGGGTGGCGGCAAGGTCGTCTCTCATCGGCAACTCCTTATCGCTACATGCCTGCGTGAAACAGGCGACGGACGGCGCGGGCGTTCCGGGCGACATACGACGCGCGTGAGTAAGGCAACCGCAACGCGGGCGCGCTGAGCAAGCCCTCGGAACCATTATATGATATGCGAGCCTTCACCTCTGCCAACTCGTCGGGTATACTACAAGAACAACTACCAACCTGCGCCAATAGAGGGGCAACCTGGCGCCCCTGCCCTCCGGCCCACAGGTGAACTCTGTGACCGCGCAACCATCCGGGTTGAACGCCGGTGGTCTGCGTTTCCCGATGCCCCGGCCCGGAGAAGCGTCTTTCATCCAGCCATGGCCGGCAATTCCCGTGGAGGTGTTCTATGCGGATCGTACAGCACCCCGACATCCAGAGCTTCGTCGCACGGGCCATGCCGCTGCTTCTGGCCCATGAGGCTCACAACCATCTGATCCTTGGCCTCTGCGCGGAACTGACCCACAACCGTAAGACCTCTGGCCCGGAAGCCCCCCTCTTACTCACGGTCGAGGAAGAGGGCGCAGTGGTGTTCGCGGCCTTGCAAACGCCGCCCAACAAGCTGGTGCTGTCACACACCCGGCATACCGGGGCCATCGAGGCGCTGGTGGAAGCCCTGAGCCGCTCGGCGCGCGCTCTGCCCGGTGTGCTCGGTCCGCGCTCCGTGGCGGAGCCGTTTGGTCGCCACTGGGCCGCGCGGAACGGGGGGCGCGTCGAGCAGGGCATGCCGCAGCGGATCTACCAGCTGACCACTGTGCGCCAGCCCGCTCCGCCGCCGGGACACATGCGTCCGGCTACCGAAGACGACCGCCCGCTGCTGGAGTGCTGGTTCAGCGCCTTCCGGGCCGAGATCCACCCGGGCGTCGCGCCTGGCGATAGCCGGAGCACCGTCACCCGCTGGCTCACCTCGCCGGATCGCCGGTTGTACCTCTGGGAAGTGGACGCGCCAGTGGCGATGGCTGGCGCCGCCGGTCCTACGCCCCATGGCATTCGCATCAGCGCCGTATACACTCCGCCGGAGCACCGGCGACACGGCTACGCCAGCGCCCTGGTCGCCGCGATCAGCCAGGTCCAGCTCAAGGCCGGCAAGCGCTGCTGCTTCATCAACGCCGATCTGAACAATCCGACCCCGAACCGCATCTATCAGGCGATTGGCTTTGAACCGGTGGTTGACAGCGTAGAACTGCGCTTCGTTAGCACCTGACAGAAAAGTCGTGCTATACTATTGTGCAGACTGTCACATGCAACCATCCGCCTGAGAACCAGATCACTGCATGCGCGCCATTGTCTTCGACCAGCCGGGCGATCCCGATGTGCTCCGCCTCGACAACGTTCCCGATCCTCACCCCTCCTCCGATGCGATCCCGGTGCGCGTTCACGGGACGGCCGTGAACCGGGCCGACCTCCGCGTACT contains the following coding sequences:
- a CDS encoding caspase family protein; protein product: MRDDLAATLRSLRDLHAMGLLDDAEYADKLERLRERFGQPIVDALLRVVAASPESRSGARVEAGGPVAGAGRMPPAGAIRAEPLPASLSADGEHFSYGYALIIGVSEYAHPRLRLPGGATATDARALATLLRDPHLAAYPEQQVRLLVDGKATRNYILDALEELAHVVDGGTALICFAGRGSATTAGYALLPFDADPDRLVETALTAEVFHRRVAKVRERARRLVVLLNCCHGGGEEAPDGLSTALSGAAPPPEFYRPLSVSGDQAVISSARPGQRASSRSAVNPRHTIFGEHLLLALGGQAPGSGPAIGVFDLYAYLRVAVPADGRSLQRQEALLQEPLFYTAQPGENLPVALRPAGGGAGGNTAAVQRLIQLELRLEAADGEAPPEVLSERDELLAALAASL
- a CDS encoding GNAT family N-acetyltransferase — protein: MRIVQHPDIQSFVARAMPLLLAHEAHNHLILGLCAELTHNRKTSGPEAPLLLTVEEEGAVVFAALQTPPNKLVLSHTRHTGAIEALVEALSRSARALPGVLGPRSVAEPFGRHWAARNGGRVEQGMPQRIYQLTTVRQPAPPPGHMRPATEDDRPLLECWFSAFRAEIHPGVAPGDSRSTVTRWLTSPDRRLYLWEVDAPVAMAGAAGPTPHGIRISAVYTPPEHRRHGYASALVAAISQVQLKAGKRCCFINADLNNPTPNRIYQAIGFEPVVDSVELRFVST